A window of the Zeugodacus cucurbitae isolate PBARC_wt_2022May chromosome 2, idZeuCucr1.2, whole genome shotgun sequence genome harbors these coding sequences:
- the LOC105212310 gene encoding neurochondrin homolog, whose translation MADVPEAIKKCAAMLKGTKSETEKFAALFMVTKLVKGKDCTTAAKKLLFEAIGFGFLKKLLNGKNLPDDCPPLVYKSVALSILTCFCQEEELATHKDMIEAIPTLLEIVETADDDDYEDNLIVVSESYSCLKSIATYEPGQQALLSIGAIPKMSQIYSAQSFQTDEALQLIVLLVNKFGTASWSDDPKPFHALVQRIALDMETENSERKYELCNILSSILKTCRRDVIVNSLEGEIWPESIFKAIGDILKAKIGPKQREPALHLIATTLQVLGIQWAFMDDQKTLFLSILQLAAIEVRMQMDEKKLETTFKRSDLITCCFVILELCIEHMANDQIDLEPKEKQTTYTALKGAFNQVLAVLTRVSQDKIKDNGNPRDKAFICAIVRILSAWLAQETTAMRPAIYKILPFMFKVGNESFHDLKAWRTGSREGEQPVDVLRVMLPALCHLALEDDARKILFTTKQDEILLEQIEFYFTIAHYKRPPIPRAERLKRMNEPDPVPTPKQLEEMKDARAAIVSLCNILMNLTVLEPKLAEDSPLFANVLKFVVENLPELKDIPDNLVMHGHLAVLGLLLLKQQSKRVKQNDFSFCRYIQATIRFLWDAYNIDESNDPTALVVSIAYKEHWMEISELWFLGMQTISGVLALVPWLSEFAIESGWAEGIVQTLKKVKIGTLPPNVKSAYEDFLSQLVEVNSSVVAVLKKADALRVCRNHRMMDLGKKLFGD comes from the coding sequence ATGGCTGACGTACCGGAAGCTATAAAGAAGTGTGCCGCCATGTTGAAGGGCACCAAAAGTGAGACGGAAAAGTTTGCCGCACTCTTCATGGTAACGAAGCTGGTAAAGGGTAAGGACTGCACAACAGCTGCTAAAAAATTACTATTCGAAGCGATCGGTTTCGGTTTTCTCAAGAAACTGCTTAATGGTAAAAATCTACCCGATGATTGTCCACCACTTGTCTACAAGAGTGTGGCGCTCTCAATACTTACCTGTTTCTGCCAGGAAGAGGAGTTGGCCACGCACAAGGATATGATCGAAGCCATACCCACCTTGTTGGAGATCGTCGAGACTGCAGACGATGACGATTACGAGGACAATTTGATTGTCGTCAGCGAATCGTACAGTTGCCTAAAAAGCATTGCCACCTATGAACCAGGTCAACAGGCGCTGCTTAGCATTGGTGCCATACCGAAGATGTCGCAAATCTATTCTGCACAAAGTTTCCAAACTGATGAGGCTTTGCAGTTGATCGTTTTGTTGGTCAACAAATTCGGCACAGCGTCCTGGTCTGACGATCCGAAACCTTTCCATGCGCTCGTGCAGCGTATAGCATTGGATATGGAGACAGAGAATAGCGAACGCAAATACGAGCTGTGCAACATACTCTCATCCATACTGAAAACTTGTCGTCGTGATGTGATCGTTAACTCGCTGGAGGGCGAAATTTGGCCCGAGAGCATTTTTAAGGCTATTGGCGATATTTTGAAAGCGAAAATTGGTCCCAAACAACGCGAGCCCGCTTTACATCTGATTGCGACCACCTTGCAGGTGCTGGGCATTCAATGGGCATTTATGGATGATCAAAAGACACTCTTCCTTTCGATACTCCAATTGGCTGCTATTGAAGTACGCATGCAAATGGACGAGAAAAAGCTCGAGACCACATTCAAACGCTCCGATCTCATTACTTGCTGTTTCGTCATACTTGAACTGTGCATCGAACATATGGCTAACGACCAGATAGACTTAGAGCCCAAAGAAAAGCAAACCACGTACACAGCGTTGAAGGGCGCCTTCAATCAGGTATTAGCTGTATTGACACGCGTCTCACAAGACAAAATCAAAGATAACGGCAATCCACGCGACAAAGCTTTCATCTGCGCCATTGTACGCATACTCTCCGCTTGGCTGGCACAAGAAACGACCGCCATGCGTCCGGCCATCTACAAAATACTACCCTTCATGTTCAAGGTAGGCAACGAGTCATTCCACGACCTTAAGGCTTGGCGTACTGGCTCGCGCGAGGGTGAGCAACCCGTTGATGTGCTGCGCGTCATGCTGCCAGCGCTGTGTCATTTGGCTTTGGAAGATGATGCACGTAAAATTTTGTTCACCACCAAACAAGATGAAATATTGCTCGAACAAATCGAATTCTACTTTACCATTGCGCATTACAAGCGTCCACCAATACCACGCGCCGAGCGTCTCAAACGCATGAACGAACCCGATCCGGTGCCAACACCCAAACAGCTGGAGGAAATGAAGGATGCACGCGCTGCAATCGTCTCACTGTGCAACATCTTGATGAACTTGACTGTGCTGGAGCCAAAATTGGCCGAAGACTCACCGCTCTTCGCAAACGTACTCAAGTTTGTGGTGGAAAATCTGCCCGAACTCAAAGACATACCCGATAATCTGGTTATGCACGGACATCTGGCCGTACTCGGCTTACTGCTGCTCAAGCAACAATCGAAACGCGTCAAACAAAACGATTTCTCCTTCTGTCGCTATATACAGGCTACCATACGCTTCCTTTGGGATGCCTACAATATCGATGAGTCCAACGATCCCACCGCCCTGGTCGTATCCATTGCGTACAAAGAACATTGGATGGAGATTTCAGAATTATGGTTCCTTGGTATGCAAACTATAAGCGGTGTCTTGGCTTTGGTACCTTGGCTGTCAGAGTTCGCCATCGAATCCGGTTGGGCTGAGGGCATCGTGCAGACATTGAAGAAGGTCAAAATCGGCACATTGCCACCCAATGTCAAGTCCGCCTATGAGGACTTCCTATCGCAATTGGTCGAGGTAAACTCATCCGTGGTGGCGGTGCTGAAGAAGGCCGACGCATTGCGTGTCTGTCGCAATCACCGCATGATGGACTTGGGCAAGAAACTTTTCGGCGATTAG